The Epinephelus lanceolatus isolate andai-2023 chromosome 14, ASM4190304v1, whole genome shotgun sequence genome has a window encoding:
- the chmp2ba gene encoding charged multivesicular body protein 2Ba produces the protein MASLFKKKTVDDVIKEQTRELRSTQRGIARDRTALEKQEKQLEAEIKKMAKSGNKEACKILAKQLVQVRRQKGRTYAVSSKVTSMSTQTRLMNSQMKMAGAMSTTAKTMQAVNKKMDPQKTLKTMQDFQKENMKMGMTEDMINDTLDEIFEESGDEEESQDIVNQVLDEIGIEISGKMVRAPAAGKSVPSAASSKQATISDDEIERQLRALGVD, from the exons ATGGCTTCCCTTTTCAAGAAGAAGACTGTCGACG ATGTTATCAAGGAGCAGACTCGGGAGCTGCGATCAACTCAGAGAGGGATCGCCAGGGACAGAACAGCGCTGGAGAAACAAGAGAAACAATTG GAGGCTGAGATCAAGAAAATGGCCAAGAGTGGAAACAAGGAGGCATGTAAGATTCTCGCCAAGCAGCTGGTCCAGGTGAGGAGGCAGAAGGGCCGCACATACGCAGTCAGCTCCAAGGTCACCTCCATGTCAACGCAGACAAGGCTCATGAACTCACAAATGAAGATGGCCGGCGCCATGTCCACCACAGCCAAG ACAATGCAAGCAGTGAACAAAAAGATGGATCCACAGAAGACCCTGAAGACCATGCAGGACTTCCAGAAGGAGAACATGAAGATGGGCATGACCGAGGACATGA TCAACGACACTTTGGATGAGATCTTTGAGGAGTCTGGGGATGAAGAGGAATCTCAGGACATTGTCAACCAGGTTCTTGATGAGATCGGCATTGAGATCTCAGGAAAG ATGGTGAGAGCTCCAGCTGCAGGAAAGAGCGTCCCCAGCGCCGCCAGCTCCAAACAGGCCACCATCTCTGACGACGAGATCGAGAGGCAGCTCAGAGCTCTGGGAGTGGACTAA